TGAGGAATGTAAGTTAGTGTAAGCACAAAATGGTAAAGGCTGCTAATGCCCATTTTGCTCCAGGTGAAATTGTTATGGAACAAAATGAATGCTTATATGTTTCTTTTAGGCAGAGTGATactgggagaagaagaaaatgggctgcccaaaaaaaatcaaaaaggaaCCAAGAGGAACTAGAAGAAAAGTTGagaagagcagaacagaaaacagaaaaatacaggaAACGGCTTCAACGATTGAAAATGGCTCGTCCATCTCCAAGAGCCAAAGTCAACAAAATACCTAGGGAAGCTTCGCAGACATCCCTAAGAAGAACCCTGCTGTTCCATACAGCAGTAGCTGAGGAAGTGCGTACGAAGTACAAAaaatcaaagagagagagacacagacaacTCATTGCGGCAGTAATCACCAGCAAAATCCCGAAGAAGTACAGGCTGCAGAAATTGGCACAGGAGGTACTTGGATTTTCAAGGAGAAGATGGAAGAACCtgggaaatgaaaatgtctgcgACTACAAGAGGAAGGAATACACTGGAATTGGTGCGAGACTAAGAGAAAAGGTTAAGTCATTTTTTGTACGTGACGATGTGAGCAGGATCACTACTGGAAAAAAGCAAACGgtcacaaaaggaaaaaagaaaatgcagaaaagacTACTTCTGGATTCAGTGAAGAACCTGCATTTGAGGTTCCTCGCTGAGCAGACCAACATCCAGCTGTCATACTCACTGTTTTGCACACTTCGTCCCTATTGGGTTGTGCACCCAACATTGGCAGATCGTGAAACATGTATGtgcaaacaacatgaaaatctTGGCTTCATTGCTAAAAAAAACTTCATCAGATGCACATCATTGACACATTCAATTTGGAGAGCCTGACAGAAGCCATCACGTGTGACATCACAAGCAAGCAATGTATGTATGGAGAATGTGACAAGTGCAGCAATAAGAGCTATCCACTCACAGGCCATTACAAAGCTACAGATAGTGTCTCCTACCTTCAGTGGGCAACTGTtgacaaaaagcacaaagatgATTCTGGAGTAACCTCAAAGGTCACTTTGAGAAACAGAATATGAATCCTCACAAGAAGAGCCGGTGGAAACATTTGCCACTTTGCTCCAGAAGTTTAAGCGTCATCTCTATACATGTATCTCTGATCCATCctgaaaaaatacaatacaagtaacatttattttgttagaAACTTTAGAAGGGGGTAGGATGATACAATCcctaatattattttattaacttAATTAATTATCATTAATGGATGTGTTAAACTATTGGTGACTgcagactctaggtgggcggtcatctgctttgaccggttgggttggagggagacagatgtatggcagcactagcagtatCCATAGaagctataattataataataatggaaatatggcTGATGAtaatagttacagctgtaataataactgcaatatgattaataatagcaataacagctttaatagtaacagaactacgactaaaaaGAATAACTGTAGTGTCAagcgggcccatggcagcagcagccagacaggAACCTGCaaagacgacaaagcacaaagaaactccaggaagatataaagttagtaacatgcattggagggacatgaatgtgtaaagatggagagggagaggaggaaagctcagtgcatcatgggaagtccaccagcagtctaggcctatagcaacataactagggggctggttcaggcaggcctgagccagcccttaactataagcgttatcaaaaagcaaagttttaagcctactcttaaaagtagaaagtgtgtctgcctcctggacccaaactgggagccgattccacaggagaggagctcgATAGCTGAAGGGTCTGGCTCCTGTcctttttaactttaattaatAAAAGATCATTATTAATGTGTGTTAAACTATTGGCGACTGTTAAAGTGCAACAGTCATGAAAAACTGCAGACAAATGTAGATTAAAGAGACAACTAATTATTACAAGCCTTCTATTATCATTGTAACTAAACCATATGCGCCACATTTTGACATAATTTCAAGTActtcagaatgtttttttcccaacgTCAACAATCAAAGCAGGAATCAACTCATTCAAATCCGCAAagacttttgtcttttattaataattaacatATTATTATCAATCAATTATGTGACGGATTAAGAGTGCTGTTGAAAGGgcgctgtgtgtttctgcatctctgtgtgACTAAATGTTTGTGGAGGTCTGCAGctcatcagtgtgtttcagtcagCTGCTCACATTCACTTCACACTGGATCTGAAACATATTATTCATTAAGAGTTTGCTGCTCTCCTGAGGTATATTTATTCTTCCTTTATGTGACACCTTTAATGTTGGTTAATATTAATCCAATCGACATGAATCATTGTTGTATGTCCTTGATTGTGTtactcttcctcttctttaacactacaaatatttgtaatataaatatttataaatattgtGCTGTTCATGACAACAGTAAGAATAAGTGGGACCAGGCTCTTTCAGGATGATgtggtggctcttaaaagagccttttgTCGGGACGTTGATCATCAGACTGATGGCAGCTCACTTCTTCTTGGGTGCTGCCTTCTTCACTTTGGGCTTGGCAGCCTTCTTTACGGGGGTCTTTTTGGCTGCGGGGGTCTTTTTTGCTGCGGGGGCCTTTTTGACCACCTTCTTGGGGCTCTTGGTGACCTTCTTGGGGCTCTTGGCTGTTTTCTTGGCCGCTGCGGGTTTCTTCACCTTCTTCGGAGACTTCTTAGCGGCTGCTGGCTTCTTGGCTGCCGCTGTCTTGGGCTTTTTGGCCGCTGCGGGCTTCTTGGCTGCTGCGGGCTTCTTGGCTTTAGGAGCGGCTTTCTTGGCTGCTGCGGGCTTCTTGGCCTTGGTGTCCGCCGTCTTGTTCATCTTGAACGAGCCGGAGGCCCCTGTCCCTTTGGTCTGGACAAGAGTCCCCTTGATCACCAGGCTCTTGATCGCGGTCTTGACGCGGGCCCTGTTCTTGTCCACATCGTAGCCTCCGGCAGCCAGAGCCTTCTTGAGGGCGGCCGCGGACACGCCGCTCCGCTCCTTGGACGCGGCCACAGCTTTAACGATGAGCTCGCCGACGCTGGGGCCGGTCTTCTTCGGCTTGGATACCTTCTTCTTGGCTGCTTTGGCCGGGGCGGCGGCCGGAGCTGGAGCTACTTCTGCCATTGTCTTGTTGTAGTTGAGTTCCTCCTCACGATAACACGAGAGTCTGAGTGTTGGAGAGTTCCGAGCAGGAGGCTGCACTTAAACACACCATGAGAACCGTGGAGACTCAGCCCGGCTCCTGCCCCTCGGTGCAGTCTGGATGCCGccacttgtgttttctgtgcaccGATAAAAGAGTCCAGACTACATGTGGGAGCAGGTCTGCGGGCTGACAGTGGAGGCAGCCGGTAGCGGACTCGTGTCTCTTCATATTGAAGTCATGTTGAGCTCTGATGCGCTCTGCACTTTGTTTGTGGAGCCTCCAAACTTCACATATTCACCGCCGTGGCCGCCACTTtcccctctcatttctctcctaaaaggttttaaaaagcATCAGAGCTCCGTCAAAAGCCGTTTTCCAGCTGAGCCACATGTTTGTTCAGAGactcaaagtaaaaacaaccaTCTGTTGATCATCAGTTTGTAATAAACTCAAGTTCTTCTGGCggcagcaaacacactgatgatggctgaggctgatggtgCCGTTCAGCCAGACTTCCTGTCAGAGCTGCTCACTGTCAACATGTCCTCTGCTCAGGACAACTTTTGTTTACAGCacttatattatttatttggttCACTTTGCTGCAGAATGTGTATTGTGccacatttattattcatattattcatTCTGGTGTTGTTTCCACCACTCACAAAGACAATCATTACCTTAAATAAATTGTGTACCAAACATACTTGGGGAACAAATCATGAAGTCATTGAATTatgacacagtaaatgcatacataaCATGAGAATACATATTGTAATTTTGTTCATTCTCTCTTCTGTGAATGTGAAGTAGTGCTCCACATGTGATAAaaagtgtgttatgtgtttgtttcatctgtatcAGAAATACTATTGATCTGCGGGGGGTAAATgatacagtactggtgctcccattcaagagtagaaagtagcatacatttagaaatgagagtatgtacaaaaataagaaataaaaaatatacacatttacaataggGGTTGTAGGTTGGGGGTTGAAACTGAttctgaggacagacaggatgGACTTCATGCATGCGGGGTTAAACCAAATAGCGTCAGCTCTTAGAGGGCTAAGACTAGGACAGCAGTCTTGTACTCATCCTAATCACCCTTAACGATACATCCAGctatcagtaagggtgatgaggaggagtacagggctgctgtggacaatttagtcacatggtgcgagcagacCCATCTACAGactcaacgtgacaaagacgTGCAATCcctcccacatcaccatcaaggattgtgtctgttgcccggacatcGAACTGTTTGCGGTTGGACTCAGACCGTACTATCTGAGTTTTCACATGCCTTTGTTGTGAATGTttacatccctccctctgccaaCCCGGCGTGTAACATCATTCACTCCTCCACGGCCCGTCtccagactcaacacccgaatgcattCATTGCCATctcgggtgacttcaaccacatcaccatggctaagacacttcactccttccttcttcGCTCAGTATGTGAGTTGTACTACtaaagaggagaggaccctggacttgctgtatgctaatgtgaaggatgcatacagctcctcccccctctagtgcacctcaacccctgttatgtaCCTCAGGTGAAGAGCCAGactgcaaccacgaggacagtgaggagatggccggaggaggcttatgagacacttcagggatgttttgaggtgactgactggccgGCGCTCTGTGAGtcgcatggagaggacattgatgggctcacagagtgcatcacagactacatcaacttctgtgtggactccactgtcccagcaaggactgtccattgttattcaaacaacaagccatgggtgacaaaggacatcagggccatcctgaatgaaaagaagagggccttcagagctggcaacagggaggaggtgagaatccagggggaactgaaggtgaagatcagggaggccaaggagaagtacaggagtggaaactccagcagaacaacatcagagatgtctggagtggaatgaggaccatcactggtttcaggccgaccaacaacagaggcgTTGAAGGCAGCGTGtaccgggccaacgaactgaatctgtttatCAATAGATTTGACACTGTGGGACCTGCCTGGAGACACTCGTCCTGGAGCcgctcaaaaaataaaaaaacatgtacatatacatatatacatgtatatgtatacatacatacatacatacttatccattgttattgtatatttttcacttaaatattgtaaatgtatatattttatatctacttttctattcttgaataGGAGCACCTGTAAcatgtgtaatttcccccctgggataaagcatttctgatttctgattctgatattaaATCTGGGGTTACAATACGTAACCAacgttgtgtttttttgcacactttaggaaagtaactaaatacatacTGTCAATAGTATTTCAGAGGGGATTATTGAACAAAATCTTGTAAAGACAAATAAGCATTAATACAGTATAGTTAAAACGTGCTCCACACTGACCATCTACAACATTCATTTATGTTTGTTAATGAATACTAAAGGTAGATGAAGCTGTAGATTAAGAGTGTATAGTTCATAATATACAGGCTATGTAGACTAAAATACATTACTTATTTGTTATCTAAACTCAAAGTATTGGAAAactattttaatgtaatttacaCTTTAGTCTTCCAAAGGCTTTTGatttctttgcttctttcttttcttcagagGCCGTTAGCAGCCGCTGTGGAGGATTGGTTAGTTTGAACTTTCTTTTCTCCAATAGTTGATGAGCTACAGCTCGCGCTCATCCTGACcaggaccaatcagagctgacGTCGCTCCGGCAGTTCCTTTATAAAGCCGCTGTTCGCTGTCTGACAGGATTCCTTCTTTCGCTGTGAACACAGAGAAAACCGATAAACTACAATGGCCAGAACCAAGCAGACTGCCCGTAAATCCACCGGAGGCAAAGCCCCCAGGAAGCAGCTGGCGACCAAGGCCGCCCGTAAGAGCGCCCCGGCTACCGGCGGAGTGAAGAAGCCCCACCGTTACAGGCCCGGTACCGTGGCTCTCAGAGAGATCCGCCGCTACCAGAAGTCCACCGAGCTGCTGATCCGCAAGCTGCCCTTCCAGCGCCTGGTGAGGGAGATCG
The Enoplosus armatus isolate fEnoArm2 chromosome 13, fEnoArm2.hap1, whole genome shotgun sequence genome window above contains:
- the LOC139294805 gene encoding histone H3, with amino-acid sequence MARTKQTARKSTGGKAPRKQLATKAARKSAPATGGVKKPHRYRPGTVALREIRRYQKSTELLIRKLPFQRLVREIAQDFKTDLRFQSSAVMALQEASEAYLVGLFEDTNLCAIHAKRVTIMPKDIQLARRIRGERA